The Eubalaena glacialis isolate mEubGla1 chromosome 3, mEubGla1.1.hap2.+ XY, whole genome shotgun sequence nucleotide sequence TTCACCGGAGAGGGGCGGAGGTAGCAGTACAGTCGGTTTCCAAGGCGACATATAGACACCCTCCTGGATGACAGTAGAGACTAAACTCGAATTCGGGACCAGAAGACCGAACCCATAGCTCATGCTTCAGCTCAGACTTCACTCTCTCCACTCCAGCCCCTCGCCCCCGCTAAGGATCTTGTTTTGGGGTGAGGGCCCTGACACGCAGGCACACATACCTACAGACATGGCATTTTATGAAAGTGGCCTTGAATGAGGGGGGGAGGGTCCACTCATGTATGCTCCGTCCGCGACGCTGTCCTCCATCCCAGGCCTCAGCCAGAGCAATGGAACCAACCCAGAGGGACCGGGGTCCGACCCAGGTGTGCAAGGGGGTGGGGCAGCGGTTCGCAGTCTCCAGCACTTCGGTCTGGTCTGTCAGTCTCTGGACCCCCAGCACCCTCCACGGCGCCCCCCCTCCCCGCGCATGTTCACACACCGCCTCTAGCCGCCGCAGCCCCGCCGAGCTAATCAGCACAACATCCACCTATCGATCGTTGGCTGGGTGCCAGGCGGGCCGGCATTGTGCCAGTGCAGGCTGTGGGGCACCGGGGCGGGTAGAGCATAGCTTCGGGGGGAGGGGCACCCCTTCCCTGGCTGCACCCAGGACACCGTTCAGAAAGAGGACCCCGGTTAGTCTTGGGGTGGATCATAGCCTTGCCACCTCTGCCTGCCTGAGGTGGAAGAGACAGAGTGAGGCTGAGAGCAAAGGGGGCCCTCCCTCCtcggccccacctcctcctccttatAAAAGCGAAGAACAAAGAGGCCGCTGGGGAAGGAGGCTTTGATCTGACCCCACCTTCCCAGTTCTAGGCCAGGCACCGCCCAGACTGcccttggggagggggagggacgcCCAGCTCTCAGGGACCCAGGCATTCTGAAACCCAGGTGCTGTCTTTCTACTACCCCTTGCTTTTGCCCCAATGCCCTGCTTGGTGCTACCACAGCTTCTGCAGTGCCCCAAGTGGGTGGGCTATCAGGAGcacctgtcccctccccagcACAGGAAGCCAGCTAGGGAGGTGGTAGAGGGTGCCAAGCTCCACAGCTGCTGCTGGCACCCACCCCACACTGCCCAGAGGGTGCCTACTGAGGCCTGGCATGGATGGTCTAGGCACAGCTGGCAGGGAGGTCAGGCCAAGCCAAGCTGAGAGCAGAGGCTGCAGGGAGTCCCCCCCAGTGTCAGGGAAGGAGCCAGAGGGCAGTAGGTTAGGGAAAGCAACAAAAAGATGGGTGGTTTATTGAAGGCTTGGTCCAGAcacttataaaaatacaaattggcATGAAATTCGACCTCATGGCAAGTCCGTCTTCACAGAAGACAAATGGGTGACCCCCTGGGGAGGAAAGGTGCTGCCCCAGGGAAGAGGCCCACAGGGCACTGGGCACAGATGGCAAGCCTGGGCTTCTTGCTTGACCTGGTCCAGCAATCACCTGTCCCCAGGTCTTCGGCCTTGGCCCCCAGCAGGCTCAAGGATCCGATCCCATCAAATCCCAGTCTTCCTGGGGGATGGGATGAGAATATCAAAGCAGCTGACAGAGACCCTATGTTTGTCTTGCCTCTGTTCCAGGGTGCCCAGGGCTGTCTGCAGCTCCCCTGCAGCTCCTCTTCAGCCTGTGATGAGGAGGCCGGCACCTGGAAGGGTCACCCCAGACCCTCTGACCTCCCCCATCACTATTCCATCTTGTCTGTCTGGCTTGGCCCTCCCAGCTCAGGTAGGGGGCAGGGGCCCTCCTCCAGGGAGTCTTGGGAGGGCTCTGGTTCCTGGGGGTGGCAGGAAGGGTCCGCTTGGCTCAGAGAACTCTCAGGAGACGCAGAATtgggagcagcagcagcagcaagagaCAGAGGGGGCTGGGAGTGGCCCCCCCTTGCCACCCTGACGTGCCACTCTCTCCAGGGCTCCCAACAGGATGGGCTGACTCAGGCTCTGTGAGGGGGAGGGGGTAGCATTGATGGGTCCTCCTGCTTCAGCAgcctccttcctgctctcccCATTACCTGTTCACTCCCACCCCTTTCTAAGGGGTCTCCCGAACTAGCCAATCCCTTCCCATAATCTACCACCTCATCATCTCTAAGCCCCAACTTCCAAGTCTCCTCCCAGTTGCCATTAGAGACCACCAGTTCAGCTAAGGCTTTGGACAGCCTTGCCCCTGGAGATGCCATTCCCTTTGTGTAGGGGAGGCTCCCACAGACTAAATGGGGGAGAAGAGGTTCCTCAGAGTTTGATGCTCCCACATTCTTCCCACTCCTCCCCTCATTCCTGAGGGCCCCACACTAGCCAGAAGGGTTGCTCCCCTGCCCCAACCCACTCACTGTCCTCCTTGCAGCAGACAGACACCTGGAGCCTCAAGCACTGGCCAGGACTCTCCGGAGTTGGCACTGCTGGGTGGTGGGAAATTGGGAGGAAGAAGTTAGCACAGGCTAGTTTGCATGCCTCAGATTCTGTTTCAAACCCTCCCAGCTTCTTTTCTCTCCAGTTCCCTGGAAAGCTTTTCCTTATTTTGGGGCCACATCTAGGTGCCAGGCCCCCATCTGTGACCCTACTCATGTCCTCCTTCCTGgctcctcttcctttcccctcctctctaTTGGTTCACTCTAGATGTCCCCCTACTCGGCCCTGGACTCAGGCCCCCTGCCCACTCCCCCCTCCTAGGCCTAGCCTTCCTTCCCAGTCCTCTCATTCCCCCACCCCTCAGGATCTCTGCCTTGACTGCTGGCAATGGCAGGTAgccccattcccctccccaccttccccaggaGGCAGCCAGTGTGCCCATCTTCACTCACAGATGTAGTAGTAGGTCTCTCCAGGCAAGAATTCGAAGCCAAGGGAGAAGGGCGTGAAGCGCTGAATCTTCTCTGAGAATCGAACAGGGCCAAAGGGAGCGAAAGGCAGGGAGCACTCCCAGCGCTTGAAGGCACCCGGCCCCTTGGCCTGGCAGGCCTCATAGCCTGGCCAGTCCACCATGTATAACGCAAATGTCTCAGGGCCCTCAGGGGGCCCTGGACCCTCATAGTGTGGGCAGAAGATGTCTAGGTAATCCTTGAGGCCCAGCTCCACCACGGCATCTCCTCGAAGCAGCCTGCAGGCATAAGGTAGGTGAGGGCGGAGGGGCTCATGGCACGGCACACCTGGGGCACGAGGGTCAGAGATACCCCTTCCCAATGGTCCCCGCCAGCCAATCCCCCCCTACTGGAGAGGGAGCAGCTTAGGAAGGCCCGAGTTCCCCAGACTGACACCTCTTGAGAGACAGAGTGCAAGAAAAGGATGAGGTAACCGATTcacaggttcagagaggttaagggactgCAGTGCCTATAACCACATGGCCCAAATGTGAGAAGGCCGCTCACCACACCCTAGCTTTTGGGTGGGAGCTGCCACCCACCTATCTAGCCCTAGTGCCCAAGACAGGGCCTGGTGTAGCACCtgtgcttgataaatgttaggTGGATGGCTGCTGTGAAGAAGCTGGGGCACAGAGGCAAGGGGTACAGATCTGGGCCCACAGAGCAGTCACAGACTAGAGATGGAGACTGGGAACAATATCCTCATTAACAGATGCACAAAGAGGAAGGCTTGCCTTTTAAGACCTCAATTCAATGCTGAAAAGAAtgccatagtaaaaaaaaaaaaaaaaaaaaagagagagtggatGGTGGgaacctccctttttttttttttgtggccaggACAATCAAGTGCCATACAAAGAGGGGAGCCCCCTCCACATATCTCCCAATCAATCTTTGGCCTCCTCAGGACTCCCTTCCACCTGCCTGGGGGAGCCAGTGCAGGTGGGAAAACCTGGGACATGCTGTTCCCCTCCAGCATCAAATAGAGCATGAACCACTTCCCCCCGCATCCCCACCATACACAGAGTCCAACTTGACTTATGAAAGGCCCCCAACTGTCTCTCAATGGGTGGTCTCAAGACCACCTGCATCTGGAGTTCtgattagaaatgcagattcctgggctcagCTCAGACCTACTGGAACACAAGCTGGGCCTTTGTACGTTTTGTTCCACggcatccccagtgcctggaaaaGTGTCTTGCACAAGGAcagcgctcaataaatatttgtggattgaATGAATGAGCCAGAAACCTCAGGCTTAGGGGCTAGCAACCTGAATTTTTAACAAAACCTCCAAGTGATGCAGAGGCACTAGTCTAGAACAGAGTGAGGAATTCAGAGTTGGAGGACAACAACAGCTCTTATCACACAGCATTGGTATTGTAATGACCTGTCCCGAAGCTTGCTGGCCCAGGGGTTCCTTGGGCTCCCAGAGGGCAGAGCCTAGGTCTTATCTCTAACCCCCAGCACCCTAGCACAGATCCCGGCACAGAGTACacgcttaataaatgttagtgagTGAACAAACGGAGTCACAGATTGTCTTAagtgaaaatcagaaagaaaaacagatggagaaagcagagggaggcagggagaattggggaggaggatggaaacaggaaaaaatatcgACGTTCAAAGGCAGGCAGCtcaggagagagaaataaataatagTTTATATCTGTGCAGCCTGCACCTCTTTCACACACATGACCTCAGTTAGTCCGCCTGACTTCCCAGGGTACTAGGCAttattagcccattttacagatgagataactGAGGTTAGGGAGGTCAAACGACTTGCCTAAAGGTGATTCAGCT carries:
- the EFNA4 gene encoding ephrin-A4 isoform X1 — encoded protein: MRLQPLLRTVLWAALFSSPLRGGCGLRHEVYWNSSNPRLLRGDAVVELGLKDYLDIFCPHYEGPGPPEGPETFALYMVDWPGYEACQAKGPGAFKRWECSLPFAPFGPVRFSEKIQRFTPFSLGFEFLPGETYYYISVPTPESPGQCLRLQVSVCCKEDKPESAHPVGSPGESGTSGWQGGATPSPLCLLLLLLLPILRLLRVL
- the EFNA4 gene encoding ephrin-A4 isoform X3: MRLQPLLRTVLWAALFSSPLRGGCGLRHEVYWNSSNPRLLRGDAVVELGLKDYLDIFCPHYEGPGPPEGPETFALYMVDWPGYEACQAKGPGAFKRWECSLPFAPFGPVRFSEKIQRFTPFSLGFEFLPGETYYYISVPTPESPGQCLRLQVSVCCKEDTDPSCHPQEPEPSQDSLEEGPCPLPELGGPSQTDKME
- the EFNA4 gene encoding ephrin-A4 isoform X2; the protein is MRLQPLLRTVLWAALFSSPLRGGCGLRHEVYWNSSNPRLLRGDAVVELGLKDYLDIFCPHYEGPGPPEGPETFALYMVDWPGYEACQAKGPGAFKRWECSLPFAPFGPVRFSEKIQRFTPFSLGFEFLPGETYYYILPTPESPGQCLRLQVSVCCKEDKPESAHPVGSPGESGTSGWQGGATPSPLCLLLLLLLPILRLLRVL